From the genome of Lepidochelys kempii isolate rLepKem1 chromosome 17, rLepKem1.hap2, whole genome shotgun sequence, one region includes:
- the MRM3 gene encoding rRNA methyltransferase 3, mitochondrial isoform X1: MAALRGLTLGPAAALLRAEPGGAGAGAAAAAGRRWVRALRRSPVRVLPPREEQRAAAPAGREPKGARPAPEKSPAGQELRYEKAEPGDRRLGKVVTIAKSKKFRDQHGKILLEGQRLIKDALDAGAVPQTLFFSTVAHLKELPEEKLKKTTLVKVKFEDIKNWSDLIAPQGLIGIFSRPDHAKMTYPAVHLQNLLPLSLICDNLRDPGNLGTILRSAAGAGCSKVLLTKGCVDPWEPKVLRAGMGAHFRLPIIANLEWESISHYLPTGTQVHVADSRDPRTQDKMEDVSGKVSSYGWVSRPYNLKAQIGREDLAFDSESEEEGTDEAWFPELDSQCYHENWTRAPAAAAVVIGGETHGLSTEALRLAESTGGKRLIIPVVPGVDSLNSAMAASILLFEGKRQLQLRKKQESKRQTLPALG, translated from the exons ATGGCGGCGCTCAGGGGCCTCACTCTGGGTCCTGCCGCTGCCTTGCTCCGGGCTGAGCCGGGAGGAGCCGGGGCGGGCGCGGCTGCGGCTGCGGGGCGGCGCTGGGTGCGGGCGCTGCGGCGGAGCCCGGTCCGCGTGCTGCCCCCCCGCGAAGAGCAGAGAGCGGCCGCCCCGGCCGGGCGGGAGCCGAAGGGAGCCCGGCCGGCCCCGGAGAAGAGCCCGGCCGGGCAGGAGCTGCGCTACGAGAAGGCGGAGCCCGGAGAcaggaggctggg AAAAGTGGTGACTATTGCCAAGTCAAAGAAGTTTCGCGATCAGCATGGGAAGATTCTGCTGGAGGGTCAGAGACTTATCAAGGATGCCCTGGACGCTGGAGCAGTGCCCCAGACTCTCTTCTTCAGTACTGTGGCGCACCTAAAGGAACTGCCTGAGGAAAAGCTGAAGAAAACCACTCTAGTTAAGGTGAAGTTTGAAGACATTAAGAACTGGTCTGACCTCATAGCTCCTCAAGGGCTGATAG GAATCTTTTCCAGACCTGACCATGCCAAGATGACTTACCCAGCTGTCCATCTACAGAATTTGTTGCCCCTGTCCCTTATCTGTGACAATCTCCGCGATCCAGGAAACCTGGGGACTATACTGAGATCTGCAGCTGGAGCAGGCTGCAGCAAAGTGCTGCTCACCAAAG GCTGCGTGGATCCTTGGGAGCCCAAAGTGCTTCGTGCAGGCATGGGGGCTCACTTCCGCCTGCCCATCATTGCCAATCTGGAGTGGGAATCCATTTCCCACTATCTTCCCACAGGCACGCAGGTCCACGTGGCCGATAGCCGCGACCCAAGAACACAGGACAAGATGGAGGATGTGTCGGGAAAGGTCAGCAGCTATGGCTGGGTTTCCAGACCTTACAACTTGAAGGCTCAGATAGGCAGAGAGGACTTGGCTTTTGATTCAGAGAGCGAGGAGGAGGGAACAGATGAGGCCTGGTTCCCAGAACTTGACAGTCAGTGTTACCACGAGAACTGGACacgggctccagcagcagcagcagtggtgaTAGGTGGGGAGACCCATGGTTTGAGCACAGAAGCTCTTCGGCTAGCAGAGAGCACGGGGGGAAAGAGACTGATTATTCCTGTTGTCCCAGGTGTGGACAGTTTGAACTCAGCCATGGCTGCGAGCATCCTGTTGTTTGAGGGGAAGAGACAATTGCAGTTGAGGAAGAAGCAAGAAAGCAAAAGACAGACTTTGCCTGCCTTGGGCTAA
- the MRM3 gene encoding rRNA methyltransferase 3, mitochondrial isoform X2 gives MTYPAVHLQNLLPLSLICDNLRDPGNLGTILRSAAGAGCSKVLLTKGCVDPWEPKVLRAGMGAHFRLPIIANLEWESISHYLPTGTQVHVADSRDPRTQDKMEDVSGKVSSYGWVSRPYNLKAQIGREDLAFDSESEEEGTDEAWFPELDSQCYHENWTRAPAAAAVVIGGETHGLSTEALRLAESTGGKRLIIPVVPGVDSLNSAMAASILLFEGKRQLQLRKKQESKRQTLPALG, from the exons ATGACTTACCCAGCTGTCCATCTACAGAATTTGTTGCCCCTGTCCCTTATCTGTGACAATCTCCGCGATCCAGGAAACCTGGGGACTATACTGAGATCTGCAGCTGGAGCAGGCTGCAGCAAAGTGCTGCTCACCAAAG GCTGCGTGGATCCTTGGGAGCCCAAAGTGCTTCGTGCAGGCATGGGGGCTCACTTCCGCCTGCCCATCATTGCCAATCTGGAGTGGGAATCCATTTCCCACTATCTTCCCACAGGCACGCAGGTCCACGTGGCCGATAGCCGCGACCCAAGAACACAGGACAAGATGGAGGATGTGTCGGGAAAGGTCAGCAGCTATGGCTGGGTTTCCAGACCTTACAACTTGAAGGCTCAGATAGGCAGAGAGGACTTGGCTTTTGATTCAGAGAGCGAGGAGGAGGGAACAGATGAGGCCTGGTTCCCAGAACTTGACAGTCAGTGTTACCACGAGAACTGGACacgggctccagcagcagcagcagtggtgaTAGGTGGGGAGACCCATGGTTTGAGCACAGAAGCTCTTCGGCTAGCAGAGAGCACGGGGGGAAAGAGACTGATTATTCCTGTTGTCCCAGGTGTGGACAGTTTGAACTCAGCCATGGCTGCGAGCATCCTGTTGTTTGAGGGGAAGAGACAATTGCAGTTGAGGAAGAAGCAAGAAAGCAAAAGACAGACTTTGCCTGCCTTGGGCTAA